Proteins encoded within one genomic window of Gallus gallus isolate bGalGal1 chromosome 1, bGalGal1.mat.broiler.GRCg7b, whole genome shotgun sequence:
- the CSRP2 gene encoding cysteine and glycine-rich protein 2 yields MPNWGGGNKCGACGRTVYHAEEVQCDGRSFHRCCFLCMVCRKNLDSTTVAIHDAEVYCKSCYGKKYGPKGYGYGQGAGTLNMDRGERLGIKPESTPSPHRPTTNPNTSKFAQKFGGAEKCSRCGDSVYAAEKVIGAGKPWHKNCFRCAKCGKSLESTTLTEKEGEIYCKGCYAKNFGPKGFGYGQGAGALVHAQ; encoded by the exons atgcCGAACTGGGGAGGTGGCAACAAATGTGGTGCCTGCGGCCGGACGGTCTACCATGCTGAGGAGGTGCAGTGCGACGGACGGAGCTTCCATcgctgctgcttcctctgca tggTTTGCAGGAAGAATTTGGACAGCACAACTGTTGCGATTCACGATGCTGAAGTTTACTGCAAATCTTGCTATGGAAAGAAGTACGGCCCAAAAGGTTACGGCTATGGGCAAGGGGCGGGCACGCTGAACATGGACAGGGGAGAGAGACTAGGCATCAAGCCTGAGAG CACACCCTCTCCTCACCGACCCACCACAAACCCAAATACTTCAAAATTCGCTCAGAAGTTTGGAGGTGCAGAGAAATGTTCTCGGTGTGGGGATTCTGTTTATGCGGCGGAGAAAGTCATAGGTGCTGGAAAG CCATGGCACAAGAACTGCTTCCGATGTGCCAAGTGTGGGAAAAGTCTAGAATCTACAACCCTAActgaaaaagagggagaaatctACTGTAAAg GCTGTTACGCAAAGAACTTCGGCCCTAAAGGATTTGGCTATGGTCAGGGAGCAGGAGCCCTCGTTCATGCCCAGTGA
- the CSRP2 gene encoding cysteine and glycine-rich protein 2 isoform X1, giving the protein MNSQHPFQGIGAGSWLSDPSILHPPGEGERGCTPRCQILHGKSGAKLETRARSSDLVTAMPNWGGGNKCGACGRTVYHAEEVQCDGRSFHRCCFLCMVCRKNLDSTTVAIHDAEVYCKSCYGKKYGPKGYGYGQGAGTLNMDRGERLGIKPESTPSPHRPTTNPNTSKFAQKFGGAEKCSRCGDSVYAAEKVIGAGKPWHKNCFRCAKCGKSLESTTLTEKEGEIYCKGCYAKNFGPKGFGYGQGAGALVHAQ; this is encoded by the exons ATGAATTCTCAGCACCCTTTTCAGGGTATTGGAGCCGGCTCCTGGCTGTCGGATCCTTCAATACTCCATCCtcctggggagggggagaggggctgCACCCCACGTTGCCAAATATTGCACGGGAAATCTGGGGCGAAGCTGGAAACCCGAGCCAGGTCTTCAGATCTTGT cactgccatgcCGAACTGGGGAGGTGGCAACAAATGTGGTGCCTGCGGCCGGACGGTCTACCATGCTGAGGAGGTGCAGTGCGACGGACGGAGCTTCCATcgctgctgcttcctctgca tggTTTGCAGGAAGAATTTGGACAGCACAACTGTTGCGATTCACGATGCTGAAGTTTACTGCAAATCTTGCTATGGAAAGAAGTACGGCCCAAAAGGTTACGGCTATGGGCAAGGGGCGGGCACGCTGAACATGGACAGGGGAGAGAGACTAGGCATCAAGCCTGAGAG CACACCCTCTCCTCACCGACCCACCACAAACCCAAATACTTCAAAATTCGCTCAGAAGTTTGGAGGTGCAGAGAAATGTTCTCGGTGTGGGGATTCTGTTTATGCGGCGGAGAAAGTCATAGGTGCTGGAAAG CCATGGCACAAGAACTGCTTCCGATGTGCCAAGTGTGGGAAAAGTCTAGAATCTACAACCCTAActgaaaaagagggagaaatctACTGTAAAg GCTGTTACGCAAAGAACTTCGGCCCTAAAGGATTTGGCTATGGTCAGGGAGCAGGAGCCCTCGTTCATGCCCAGTGA